In a genomic window of Streptomyces sp. NBC_01231:
- a CDS encoding hemolysin family protein, with the protein MTVLQLAIGALTLLTNAFFVGAEFAMISVRRGQIEPRAQEGNKRARMSLWGLQHISAMMATAQLGITVSSLVLGAVAEPAIAHLLEPGFAAARVPDGLVHPIAFVIALTVATYLHMLIGEMIPKNIALAAPVATALLLGPPLVALTRALKPVVFGINAFANSLLRLLRVEPKDEVESVFTDDQLARMVVDSSEAGLIGPADGERLRDALELGTRPVGEILVPAQQMRTVGHTVTPAELERTAADAGYSRFPVTGPRGALLGYLHIKDTLGVTDRDRPFPRGAPHPVTRVRIDTPLDDTLTALRADGSHLAAVTGERGAVLGFVTMDDVLSELVGPAPARA; encoded by the coding sequence ATGACCGTCCTGCAACTCGCCATCGGCGCTCTGACCCTGCTGACCAACGCCTTCTTCGTGGGCGCCGAGTTCGCCATGATCTCCGTACGCCGCGGCCAGATCGAACCGCGCGCCCAGGAGGGGAACAAGCGGGCCCGGATGTCCCTGTGGGGTCTTCAGCACATCTCGGCGATGATGGCCACCGCCCAGCTCGGCATCACCGTCTCCTCGCTGGTGCTGGGCGCGGTCGCCGAACCGGCCATCGCGCACCTGCTGGAACCCGGCTTCGCGGCGGCCCGCGTACCGGACGGCCTGGTGCATCCGATCGCGTTCGTCATCGCGCTCACCGTGGCGACGTATCTGCACATGCTGATCGGCGAGATGATCCCGAAGAACATCGCCCTGGCCGCGCCCGTTGCCACCGCGTTGCTGCTCGGTCCGCCCCTGGTGGCTCTCACCCGGGCCCTGAAGCCCGTCGTCTTCGGCATCAACGCCTTCGCCAACTCGCTGCTGAGGCTGCTGCGGGTGGAGCCGAAGGACGAGGTGGAGTCCGTGTTCACCGACGACCAGCTCGCCCGCATGGTCGTCGACTCCAGCGAGGCCGGGCTGATCGGCCCGGCCGACGGCGAACGGCTGCGCGACGCCCTGGAACTGGGCACGCGTCCGGTGGGGGAGATCCTCGTCCCCGCACAGCAGATGCGCACCGTCGGCCACACCGTCACCCCCGCCGAGCTGGAGCGGACCGCGGCCGACGCGGGGTACTCCCGCTTCCCCGTCACCGGCCCCCGCGGTGCCCTGCTGGGCTACCTCCACATCAAGGACACCCTCGGCGTCACCGACCGCGACCGGCCCTTTCCGCGCGGCGCCCCGCACCCGGTCACCAGGGTCCGTATCGACACCCCGCTGGACGACACTCTCACCGCCCTGCGTGCCGACGGCAGCCACCTGGCCGCGGTCACCGGCGAGAGGGGCGCGGTCCTCGGCTTCGTGACCATGGACGACGTCCTGTCCGAACTGGTCGGGCCGGCACCGGCCAGGGCCTGA